The Stigmatella ashevillena genomic sequence CCGCCGTGTCCCGCCAGAAGGTGCCCAGCACCGTCCGGTCCTCCATCACGTCCAGTCCTGGCAGGCCCTCGACGTTGAGCGCGTGGCCGAAGTGGAACGCGCACTGGAAGGCGTCCACCTCATCGTCCGTGTCCACCCGGATCCCCACCCGCTTCGCCAACTCCGTGACGCTCTCTTCCAGCCGCTCGTCGAGGTCTCTCGCCACGCCCCACAGGCCGTCCTCCAGCGGCTCGGGATCCTCGTCATCGTCCTCGTCCACCTCGATGCCCATGCGCGTCTGCGCCCGCGTCACCAGCCGCTCCACCGCCGGCTGGTCGAAGGAGCGCAGATCCAACAGCGGATCATACGCGCGCTTCACCTGCGCCCGCGCGGACTCCACCTTCGCCTTCAGCTCCGCCGCATACGCCACCCGCGCCTCGCGCGGCAGCAGCGCCAGCTCCGCCAGCCGGTCCTCCACCTCCTCCAGCACCGCGTCCAGGCCGCCCACCGTCTCGCCGAACACCCCCACCGCGTCCGCCAGCAACATCAGCACGTCCGAGGCCAGCGTCCCTGCCGGATCAAAGACGTGGATCTCCACCGGCTTCGACTGGCCGATGCGGTCCAGGCGGCCGATGCGCTGCTCCACCGTCGCCGGGCTCCACGGCAAGTCGTAGTGCACCAGGTGGTGCGCGAACTGGAAGTTGCGCCCTTCGCCGCCCACCTCCGTGCACAGCAGCACCTGCGGCCCCTCTGGATCCCGGAAGCGCGCCACCTGCCGGTCCCGCTCCACCAGCGGCAGGTCGCCGTGGTAGCCGAGCGCCTCGATGCCCTCGCGCCCCAGCTCCGCCTGGAGCGACTCCAGCGTGTCCCGGCTCTCCGTGAAGACCAGCACCTTGGCCTCGCGCTCCTGGGCCCAGATGCCGCGCAGCACGCCCAGGAACGCGTTCAGCTTCGCATCCCTTGCGGGCAGCTTGAGGTTCGCCGCCTTGAGGGCCGGGTTCGCGCTCACCGCCCCCGCGAACGCCGAGGGGCTCGACTCCAGCCGCCGCATCACGTTGGCCAGCGGCGCGCCCCGCAGGGAGGAGCCCGCCAGCACCGCCAGCGCCGCGTCTCGCGTCTTCAGCTCTTCCGGGGACAGTTGGACGGGGTGGCGGTGCAGCCGCCGCGAGGAGAAGCCTCCCACCACCGCGCGCCGGTTGCGCACCAACCGGTCGGACAGGCTGTAGGTCTCCGCCAGGTGCTCCAGCAGCGCGTCCCGCTCCTTCAGCCCCTGGAGCTTCGCGTCGCCGGGGAAGCGCTTCGCCAGCGCCTTCACCGCCGCGGCGGGCTCGCCTCCTTCCAGCAGGGCGCGCACCGCGCTCGACAGCTCCTCCTGCCGCGCCAGCCGCTCCTCGAAGCCCTTCACCGTGGGCGCCGTGGCCGCGTCAATCAAGGTGAGCAGCCCATGGTACTCGGCGGGATCCAACTGCATGGGCGTCGCCGTGAGCAGCAGGAGCCCCCAACTGTTCTCCGCCAGGCCCTGGGCGGCCTCGAAGGCCTTCTCGCCCTTGAGGTGGTGCGCCTCGTCGATGATGACCAGGTCCCAGAACGCCTCATCGGCCGCCACCGCGCGCCGGTGCTCCTCGGTGCGCGAGAGCAACTCCAGGCTCGTCACCACCAGGGGGAAGCGCTCCCACGGGGACACGTCCGGCTGCTCCTTCAAGGATTGCGCGTACCGGTCCGAGTCCATCAGCGTGAAGAGCTGGTTGAACTTGTGGACCAGCTCCACCAGCCACTGCACCGTCAGGTGGCTGGGCGCCACCACGAGCACCCGGCGCGCCAGCCCCGCGAGCCGCAGGGCGCTGAACACCATGCCCGCCTCGATGGTCTTGCCCAGACCCACTTCGTCGGCGAGCACGAAACGCGGTCGGCGGGCCGACAGCACGCGCTGCACCACGCCCACCTGGTGCGGCTTCACCATCACCCGGCTGGCCAGGAGCGCCCCGAGCGCGTCGCACCGCCGCTCGTCGTCCAGCACCAGCGCCTGTTTGCGCAGGGTGAAGCCTTTGGCATCCCCCACCCGGCCCTCGCGCAGCGTGCTGAGCAGGTCCGAGCGCGGCGGGAGGGCGCGCAGCTCGGACTCAGGCATCTCGTCCTCCTCGCCCGTGTCCGTGTAGCGGATGACGTAGCGGCGGAGCCCCCGGGCCCCTGGCTCCTCGCTCACCACGGTGGCCCCGCGCCCCTTCACCGTGACGATGGGCTCACCGGCCGGCAGAGCATAAGAGATCAGCGCCCCCCCCTTGGTGGACACGAGCACCGGTGCGTCCTCGCGCGAGGGGAAGAAGATGACCGCCTTGGCGCCCTCTTCCATCAGCGCGGCGAGATGTCCCACGCCCCACTCGGGCTGGGGGAGGTAGCGAACCTTGAGACCTTCAACGAGAGACATGGGACGTCCAGATGCTCAAAATGAAAAAGGGGGGTTCGCCTCTTAACCCCCTCGATGGCCGAAGGCCACTCTCCTGCCATCGGGGAGGGCTTCATTTTGAGCCGCCGCCCCCACGAGCAGGTGGCCAGCGGCTCAGTAGAACACTCCACGCCCTACCTATTATGTCGGCTCCCGCATTGCCTGCTTACACTCCCTATCTCGCTCTCCCCGTGAACTGTTACGGTGCACGAACCGCATGAGCCTGTTCAACCGGGAGAAGTCACGATGCCATCACAGATGAGAATGAGTGCACGAGCATGGTGTCCCCAGCCGGTCTTCGTCGCGTGCGCGGTCTTCTCTCTTGTCGTGGGCTGCTCAACGCCCTCGACGCAGGAGCCCCCGGAGCTCGCGGTCTCTCGTGCGCGCGCGGTCATTCAAGACGCCAACTTCGCCGACTCCGTCTTCGTCAGTGGCCTCCAGGGGCCGACCACCATGACCTTCGCGCCCGACGGGCGCCTGTTCGTCTCGGAGAAGAACGGCTCGCTGCGCATCGTCGCGAATGGCCAGCTCCTGGCGACGCCCTTCCTGACGCTCGCCGTGGACGACGACAACGAGCGTGGATTGATGGGCGTCGCGTTCGACCCCAACTTCGCCAGCAACCATTATCTGTATGTCTATTACACGTCGATCGCCGGCAGCATTCACAATCGCATCAGCCGCTTCACCGCCAACGGCAACGGGGTGGTTCCCGGAAGCGAGCTGGTGCTCGCCGACCTTCCGACGCTCGACGCCGCCAACCACAACGGCGGCGCGGTTCGCTTCGGCCTCGATGGGAAGCTCTATGTCTCGGTCGGTGAGAACGCGGTCTCCTCCAACGCGCAGAGCCTGAACACGCCCCTCGGAAAGCTGCTGCGCTTCAACTCGGATGGCAGCATTCCCACGGACAATCCGTTCTACGCGGCCGCCACCGGGCTCGCCAAGGCGACCTGGGCGATGGGGCTGCGCAACCCCTTCACCTTCGACGTTCAGCCCGGCACGGGGACCCTGTTCATCAACGACGTGGGCGAAGGCGGCTGGGAAGAGATCAACCGCGGCCAGGCCGGCGCCAACTACGGCTGGCCGATGACGGAAGGCTACTTCACGAATCGCCCGGGCCTCACGCAGCCGTTCTTCGCCTACCCGCATGGCTCCGGCACGGCCGCGGGCAACTGCATCGCCGGCGGTGCCTTCTACAACCCTCCGATTCCCGCGTTTCCCAGCGCGTACGTCGGTCAGTACTTCTTCGCGGACTACACCAACAATTGGATCTCCCGCATCGACGCGAACTCCGGCGTGAATTCGCTCTTCGCAACGGCCGTCGCGGGGCCCGTGGACCTCGACGTGGGACCCGACGGAGCGCTCTACTACCTGGCGCGCGGCTCGGGCCAGGTGGGTCGCATCGCCTACACGGCGTCGCTGCCGCCGAGCATCGCGCAACCACCGGCGAGCACGTTGGTCTCGGTCGGCACTCCGGCGACCTTCACGGTGTCGGCGAGCGGTGAGCCCCCGCTCACCTACCGGTGGCAGCGCAACGGCGTGGACATCGCCGGCGCGACCTCGACGAGCTACGTGCTGAACGCCGCGCAACTCACCGACAGCGGCGCACGCTTCCGGGTGGTCGTGACCAACGGGCTCGGGTCGACCACCAGCACCGAGGCGGTGCTGACGGTGACCTCCAACAAACCGCCGGTGGCCACCCTCGCGACGCCAGCCGCGGGCGCGACCTACACCGCGGCCACCAATATGCTGTTCTCGGGCTCCGCCAGCGACATGGAGGACGGCGCGCTGCCTCCGAGCGCGATGACCTGGAACATCACCTTCCACCACGATACCCACACGCACCCCGCCATGCCCGATACCACCGGCATCGCGAGCGGGACCTGGCCCATCCCGAACGTCGGCGAGAGCTCGGCCAACGTCTGGTATCGCGTGCGGCTCACGGTGCGCGACTCGATTGGCCTCACCCACACGACGTATCGCGACGTCCTCCCGGTCACCGTGCCGCTCCGGGTGGCCAGCGTGCCGAGCGGGCTCCAGGTGCTGATGGACGGGCGGCCCTTCGCCGCTCCGCATGACACGACCGGCGTGGTCGGCGTCGTCCGCTCGGTGGGCGTCGAGTCGCCCCAGTACGCGAACGGAAAGTTCTGGGCGTTCACCTCGTGGTCCGACGGCGGCGCGCCATCACATCCCTTCACCACGCCTGGCGGCGCGGCCACCTACACGGCCACGTTCGTCGAGACCTCGGGCGGGAGCTGCTACCAGATTCAGAGCGAGCGCAGCGACAAGTGGCTCACCGTCGACGGCGCGGGCAAGGTCGTCGCCGGCAGCGCGACGCAGGCAGGCGGGCAGATCTTCCAGCTCGTTCCCAACGGTACCCAGTTCAAGCTCAAGGGCTCGGGCGACGCGTTCATGACGGTGGCGGCGAATCAGCTCGCGATGAGCGCCAACTTCTCCAGCGGGGAGTCGTTCACCCGATTCCCGTGCGGCTACGGCGGGCGCAATCGTGTCGGCTTCCAGTCTTCGTCGGGGAGCGCGCCCCATTGGAAGGAGACCACGCCGGACGGCCCCATCCAGAGCGGTGACGGCGGCAATGGCGGCGCCTGCAACCCGGCCGATGGCGGCACCTGGGAGGGCTTCTACCTCGAACCGGTGACCTGCCCGGGAGGCAACACCGGCCCCGTGTGCGGCAACGGCACCGTCGAGAGCGGCGAGCAGTGCGACGATGGCAACACCCAGTCGGGCGATGGCTGCGATGCGACGTGCCACCTCGAGACCAGCGGCGCGGGCTGCTTCCGCATCCAGAGCGAGCGCAGCGACAAGTGGCTCACCGTCGACGGGGCGAGCAAGGTGGCCGCCATCAGCACGACGCAGACCGGTGGCGAAATCTTCGAGCTCGTCACAAGCGGCGCGAAGTACAAGCTCAAGGGAGCGAGCGGCGCGTACGTGGCGGTGGTCGCGGACCAACTCACTGTGAACGCCACGCTCAGCACGGCGGAGCCGTTCACCCGCCACGACTGCGGCCTCCACGGCGGTCGCAGTCGGTATGGCTTCGAGTCGTCGACGGGCACCGCGCGCCACTGGAAGGAGAACACCCTCGACGCTCCCATCCAGAGCGGCAGCGGCGGAAACGGGGGCATCTGCAATCCGACCGACGCTGGCTCGTGGGAAGCCTTCTACCTGGAGCCCGCGACCTGCCCGACCCCGGTACCATGACGACCTGAGCAGTCCTTCGCGTCACCCCTTCGCGCGCGGTGCAGGCGAGCCAAGGCGCCGCGCGCTTCAGCCGTGCGGCCATGGGCGGCTTCGGGCGCTGAGCGGGCAAGGGGCTATGACGACCACCGCACCAGGGCCCAGCAGAACACCGCCAGGCCGATGATGCTCAGAGCGCCGTAGAGGAGCAGTTCGCGTCGCTCCTCGCGGGGGTCGTACCGCCCGGCCGTGCGGCGCTGGACGGGCTCGCGGGCCATCTCCTCGGTGTAGACCCTCATGGGGGCGTCCGTCAGCGCCTCGAGCAGGTGGTTGTCGTAGGAGGCGTTGCGGAAGCCCCCCTCGTGCGAATCGAGGAAGACCTCCATCACCGGGGCTTGCTTCAGCATCTCGGGAAGCGTCCAGATGGTTCCGCAGGGAGCCATGACATCGTCTTCACGGCAGACGGGGACCGAGAAGGAGACGGGCGTGGAGCACAGCGAGGGCGAGCCTCGGAACACCCGGGCGATGTGTCCCGTCACCACCGCCTCGCCCGGGGTGGCGGGGGGAAGCTCGACGCGGTCCACCGTGACCTGCACGTGCAGTTCCGCATCCAGCGCCGCACGGGCGTACTCATGGGGAGGAAGGGCCATCCTTCCAGCCTAATCCGAGGGCCCCGTGGAAGCGCCAACCCCACCCCCGAGGAAAGTCGCGAGGCCCGGGAGCGCGCGGGTGCGCGTAGCGCTCAGAGACGATGCTCGTCACAGGCTGCGCTAGACCTCCTCGAATCGTGTGCCCGTGGTGCCCATGCCCTCCAAGGCGTCCTTGATCTCCCCGGCGACGAGCAGCGTGCCTGACCACCCCTCGGGTCGGAACACCTTGGCACCTCCCACCTTGGCCTTGTCGATACGCATGCGATCCACGCTCATGTAGCTCCCGATCTTGGAGGGAACGCCATGCTCTGGCGTCCAGAAGCTCACCTCGGACGCCTTTTCGTCGATGCAGCGAATGAGGCGCGTTGCTACGAGAACGAGGTACTGATCCGGTTGGCCCTCGATATCCGCGGGGATGAGCTGCACATCGCCAGGGGCCCGCTCCGACAGCATAGAAGCCACCCTGACGTGGACGACGGGGATCCTCAGTCCTGCCCCGGAGTAATCCAGGGGCTTGCCCGCAATCTCGATGGGGATTTTCAACCGGCCCTCCACGGGCACGAGCGTCCCCTTCTTGAAGTCCCAGTCGTGCACTTTACGGCCCTGGCTGTCGACGGGCGTATCCAGATGCCAGCGATGGGGGAACTCAACGTCGTCAGCGAGCTTGAAGAAGCGCTGGGCCATAGAGAAGTTCTAGCGTCATTTTCCCAAGGTGACGAGCCGGTTCAAATCCGTTCCGGGTGTGGCGATCTTCTTGGCGAGGTCATCCAGCGCAGGCAGCAACTGAGCCCGGCATTCCGCGATGCTGCGGCAATCTCCCAGCGCTTCCTCCAAACGCGCGTAGACGAGTTCATGGTATCGCTGGGGATGAGGCCCCTTGTGCCCCTTGATCGACACGATGTTCTCACGGTCCTTCAGGCGCATTCCGGCTCTGGCGAAGAGCTTCGTGAGCAAGGGAGTCCAAGGACCACCGCGCACGGTGGACTTCTTGTTCTCAATGGTCCCAATGTGATGCTTCTCCGTGCGGCCGCCGCGCCCTCCCCGCACCGCCATCGCCACCGCGCCCGGCGGCAATGTGATGAGGAAGCCCTCGGCCGTCACTGCCACGGACTCCACCGCGCTCACCTCTGACAACAAGATGCCTTCTTGGCCCGCGGCCTGCATCGACACCTGCGCTGAACCGGGCAGCGTCCCCACCTGCTCCGCGAATCCCCTCGCCGTATGCGTCAGGAGCGCCATGCCCATCAGGGCGAACGCTTGCGCCGCTTCACGCGAGAACAACTTGCCGAACCTCTCTCCCGCCTCCCGGACCTCCTCGAAGGAGGTGGCCACCTTCACCTCCTCCATCAACTGAAACCAACCCGTGATGAGGTGGTAGAGCGTCTGGGCCCCCACCCAGAGAATGAGCCCCGCCGTCGCCCACGCGGCGATGAACTTCGTGACCGGCTCGGGCATTGCGAGCAGGACGAGCAGCGTGACAACCGTGCACATCGCGGCCTGTATGACGGCCTGCGTGCCCACCCTCTCACCCAGCGCCCTCTCGAACTCCTCCAACACGGGACTCTTGCTCAAGGCCATCGCCCACATGTAGCGGCCTTGCAGATCCAGGTACTTCCCGGCCACCAGCGCGCCTCCCAGGCAATCGCCTTCGACACCCTGGTGGCTCCGGCACCAAGTCTTGTATCGGCTGGCCAGCGTCTGCTCCGCCTCCTTCAATGTCCCTTCCAGGAGCGTGCCCGAATCCAGCGGGACGAGCTTTCGCTCCTGGAGCAGGTACAGGTAATCGCCGTACAACGCGTCGAGTTGGAACAACCTTTCCACCGTCTCACGTGGAGAGCCCGTGAGCCGCACCTCTCGCGCCAATCTTTGGATGGCCTTCGTCACCTCTGTCTGTTTCAGTTCCACCGGGGCCACAGCCATGGTGCGAGGGATATGGACGAAGGTTTCTCCTCCAGCTCCCGCTTCCGTCCGGACCACGCGCGGGGTTCCGCTGCACCCGACCAGCACCGCAAGCATCACCGCATGGGCACGCCATAGAACCTTCCACGGCATCATGAATCACCCCCTCTGCCAAAAAGCGCCAAAGCCCGTGTACCTCCGCCACAACTTCCGCCCGACTGTGGCAAGCCTCGGGAGGACGAACCTTTCAAAGAGGAAGAGTACGAACTCTCATGGCTTCGCCCCCTGGACAACATCTATGTCCCGAGGGCTTAGAGCCACCCCTTTCAAGGTGTCTATAAACCAAGAGAAAGCAGGAAATGAGCGTCCTGCGCGCGCCCGAGGGAATAGAGGACTGCTGCCGCGAATCAAGGAGGCCTCTGCGACTGGAGAGGTGTGATGGCCTTCGATGCAATCCTTGAGCGGTTCGTGAAAAACAGCCCGGTCAGTGTCATGGCACGGCTGGTGCTGCAGCGTGCCGTCAGCGCGGAGTGGATGGACTCACTGTTCGAGGCGCATCGGAAGAGGCAGTACACCCGGGAGTTGCTGTTCTCCACCGTGGTGGAGTTGATGTCCGTGGTGGCCATGGGGCTGCGTCCCTCGCTGCATGCGGCCGCCAAGGCCACAGAGGTAGGCACCTCGAGCGCTGCGCTCTACGAGAAGGTGAATCGAATGGAGCCGGACTTGGTGCGAGCTCTGGTCCGTGGCAGCGCCCAACGACTGGAGCCTGTAGTCCAGCCGCTGAGGACAGGGGAGAAGCCCTGGGCAGAGGGCTATCGCGTCCGAGTCATGGACGGCAATCATCTGCCTGCCAGCGAGAAAAGGCTCAAGCCGCTGCGTGAGTTTCGAGGCGCCGCCCTGCCCGGACACTCGCTGGTAGTGTACGCCCCGGAGCAGGGCTTGGTGGTGGACGTGGTGCCGTGTGAGGACGCACACGCTCAGGAGCGGACGCTGGTGGCTGCTGTGCTGGAGCACGCCCAGCAGGGCGACTTGTGGATAGCCGATAGGAACTTCTCCACGACTCGGATTGTCTTTGGCCTGGAGGACAGGCACGCCGCCTTCATCATCTGAGAGCATGGACGCACGCCCAGCCCTACAGAGGTGGGGAAGCGAAAGAGGGTGGGCCGTGTGGAAACGGGCGTTGTCTTCGAGCAGCCCGTCCAGGTGGAGGACGACGGTGGGCGCCTGCTCACGCTGCGTCGCATCGAACTTCAGCTGGATGAGCCCACCGAGGAGGGGGAGCCCCTCATTCGTCTGCTCACCAACGCTCCCGAAGAAAAGCTCTCCGCCGAGAAGGTAGCGTGTTTGTACCGCAAACGGTGGAGCATCGAAGGCATGTTTCAGAGCTTGGAGTCTGCGCTCCATAGTGAGGTGCGGACGCTGGGTCACCCACGAGCGGCGCTGCTCGCATTCGGGACTGCCGTGGTGGCCTACAACATCCTGGCGGTAATCCAGGCGGCAGTCGAGGCAGCGCACCCCGAGGCCAAGGCCGAGGGCCTTGAACTTTCCCCCTTTTTCGTTGCTACCGAAGTGCAGGCCACCTATGGCGGGATGATGATTGCTGTGGGGGATGACGTTTGGACCGCCTTCGACGAGCAGTCTCCTCTCCAACTCAGCCGAACCCTCATCCGCATTGCGCAGCACGCTCAGCCCAAGCGTCTGCGCAAGCACCCGCGGGGGCCCAAAAAGAAAACGAAGAAGGGCTACGTCTCAGGACGCACTGCACGTCAGCACGTCGCCACGGCTCGAGTCCTCGCCTCCGGGCGCATTGATTCAACATCTTGAAAGGGGTGGGGCTTAGACCTCCTCGAATCTCGTGCCCGTGGCCTCCAGCTCCGCCAAGGCGTTTCTGAGCTCCTCGGACACGATCAGCGGGCTGCGCCACCCCTCGCACCGGAACACCTTGGCACCTCCCACCCTGGCCTTGTCGATGCGCATGTCACGCACGGAGAAATACTGACCGACCTTGGAAGGCACTCCGTCCTCATGCGTCCAGAGTTCGATCCGGGACGCCTGTTCGTCGATACAGCGGATCAGGCGTGTAGCCACGAGAATGAGGTACTGATCCGGTTGGCCCTCCTCATCCACGGGGATCAGTTGCACGTCGTCCGTGGCCAACTCCGCGAACATGGATGCGACCCGGACATGAACCACCGGGGTGTTGAGGCCCGCCTCTGTATAATCCAGCGGCTTGCCCTCGCTCTCGATGGGGATTCTCAAGCGGCTCTTGATGTGGACGGGCGTTCCCCTCCAGAACTCGTAATCGTCCACTTTGACGCCCTGGGTGTTCCGGGGCATCGACAAGTGCGTGACCGCGATCTCCTCCACCGCCCCTCGACTAGACCTCCTCGAACTTCGTGCCTGTAGCGCCCATGCGCTCCAAGGCGTCATGGATCTCCTCGGAGACGATCAGCGGGCCTGTCCACTCCTCGAGACGGAAAACCTTGGCGCTTCCGACCTTCGCCTTGTCAATGCGCAGTTCGTACATGATGGAAAAACGCCGGATTTCGTGAAGCTCTCCCTCCTCGGGCGTCCAACGATCAAACCTGGAAGCCTTTTCGTCGATGCAGTCGATGAGGCGTGTGGCCACGAGGATGAGGTACTGATCCGGTTGGCCCTCCACATCCACGGGGATCAGTTGCACGTCATTCGGGGCCAGCTCCGTGAACATGGACGCGACCCGGACATGGACGATAGGGATGCGGATGCCCGCTTCCGTGAAGTCAAGCGGCTTGCCTGCGATTTCGACGGGGATCCTCAGGCGTTCCTTGATGTGGACGGGTGCCCCGAGCCTGAACTGCGCGTCGTCCACCTTTTGGCCCTGACGGTCTGTCGGCGTGTCGAGGTCCCAGCGCTGAGGGAAATTCACAGCATCGACTAGCTTGAAAAAGCGCTTTGTCATGGGCTCCATTTAGCGCGGGTGCTTCTGGTCTCGTGATACCGCTCGGGGTGCGGCCCGTAATGCCCCGATAGAGGCATCTTGTTCGCGGAGTCTTCCATCGACATTCCCGCCTTGGCGAAGATGCGGCGGAATCGCGGCGTCCACGGGCCACCGCGCGCGGTGGCCTTGTCGTTGCAGACGGTGGCGATGTGGTGCGTCTCGATGCAGGGGCCCGTGCCACCACTGCCACTGCCCCCCATCGTCATCGCGGTGGCTGCGACCGTCACGCTCACGCCCTCCGCCGTCAGCGCGATCTCCTCCACCGAGCCCAACGCGGACGGCAAGATTCTCGCCGCGCCCTCGGCCTGCATGGCCACCTGCGCCGAGCCGGGCAGCGTCGGCACCTTCGCCGCGAACCGTTGCGCCGTCGAGCCAATGGCCGCCACCAGCAGCAGGGCCAACGCGCGCGCGGACTCTTGCCCGATGATCTTCCCGAACCTCTCGCCCGCCTCGCGGAGATCCTCGAAGGTGGTTGCGACCTTCACAACCTCCGTCAACTCAGCCCAGCCCGTCACGAGGTTGTGGAGCGTGTCGTAACCCACATACAGGAGCATCCCGACGCCCAACACCGCCACCAGCGCCGGAGCCACGGGGTTGAGGAGCAGGATCAGCAGCATGGAACCCAACGTCCACAGGGCCGCGCTGATGTCCAGGTAGCGCCCTGCTACCAGCGCGCCCCCGAGACAGTCGCCGTAGGAGTGATAGGCGCTCTGGCACCAGAGCCGATAGCGCTCCGCCAGCGCCAAGTCCTCTTGGGTCAACGTGCCGTCCCAGGGCTCACCCCCTGCGGGCACCAGCTTCTTATCCCGCTGAAGGTAGAGGTAATAGGAAGGGCCCACGGTAGCCGCTCGGGTATTCAGGACTGGAATGGCGCCATCTGCGCGTCAGGGGTCTCCGAACGTCTCTTCCCAGAGCTGTTTTCCTTCGGAAGAGAGACCGAAGGTCCACAGGTCCGTCTTGCCCGCGCCCTTGGAGGTCGTCACGCCCACGACCACGAGGCTCTCGTCCGCCAAGCGCACGATGCCGTTGCCCATGTCGTTTCCGTCTCCCCCGTAGGTCTGCTGCCAG encodes the following:
- a CDS encoding helicase-related protein — translated: MSLVEGLKVRYLPQPEWGVGHLAALMEEGAKAVIFFPSREDAPVLVSTKGGALISYALPAGEPIVTVKGRGATVVSEEPGARGLRRYVIRYTDTGEEDEMPESELRALPPRSDLLSTLREGRVGDAKGFTLRKQALVLDDERRCDALGALLASRVMVKPHQVGVVQRVLSARRPRFVLADEVGLGKTIEAGMVFSALRLAGLARRVLVVAPSHLTVQWLVELVHKFNQLFTLMDSDRYAQSLKEQPDVSPWERFPLVVTSLELLSRTEEHRRAVAADEAFWDLVIIDEAHHLKGEKAFEAAQGLAENSWGLLLLTATPMQLDPAEYHGLLTLIDAATAPTVKGFEERLARQEELSSAVRALLEGGEPAAAVKALAKRFPGDAKLQGLKERDALLEHLAETYSLSDRLVRNRRAVVGGFSSRRLHRHPVQLSPEELKTRDAALAVLAGSSLRGAPLANVMRRLESSPSAFAGAVSANPALKAANLKLPARDAKLNAFLGVLRGIWAQEREAKVLVFTESRDTLESLQAELGREGIEALGYHGDLPLVERDRQVARFRDPEGPQVLLCTEVGGEGRNFQFAHHLVHYDLPWSPATVEQRIGRLDRIGQSKPVEIHVFDPAGTLASDVLMLLADAVGVFGETVGGLDAVLEEVEDRLAELALLPREARVAYAAELKAKVESARAQVKRAYDPLLDLRSFDQPAVERLVTRAQTRMGIEVDEDDDEDPEPLEDGLWGVARDLDERLEESVTELAKRVGIRVDTDDEVDAFQCAFHFGHALNVEGLPGLDVMEDRTVLGTFWRDTAVEAEELEYFATGHSLVESLFGFLRDGPYGRSGFRFIEKRGTLKAKGLECLYHVQLPEPEDTSPGARVPSRQLARFLERTLLHVAVAEGQGGPKADASLLSSLEANGKALKGDEVARAFPGFSLFVEAAVPVAKKAAEAELGKLAVKAKKAIEAERDAALARMKLSLGHQGLSAEAVQEQLDAEGMHYDRLLRALAGAKVSLDSACGFVINR
- a CDS encoding PQQ-dependent sugar dehydrogenase, encoding MSARAWCPQPVFVACAVFSLVVGCSTPSTQEPPELAVSRARAVIQDANFADSVFVSGLQGPTTMTFAPDGRLFVSEKNGSLRIVANGQLLATPFLTLAVDDDNERGLMGVAFDPNFASNHYLYVYYTSIAGSIHNRISRFTANGNGVVPGSELVLADLPTLDAANHNGGAVRFGLDGKLYVSVGENAVSSNAQSLNTPLGKLLRFNSDGSIPTDNPFYAAATGLAKATWAMGLRNPFTFDVQPGTGTLFINDVGEGGWEEINRGQAGANYGWPMTEGYFTNRPGLTQPFFAYPHGSGTAAGNCIAGGAFYNPPIPAFPSAYVGQYFFADYTNNWISRIDANSGVNSLFATAVAGPVDLDVGPDGALYYLARGSGQVGRIAYTASLPPSIAQPPASTLVSVGTPATFTVSASGEPPLTYRWQRNGVDIAGATSTSYVLNAAQLTDSGARFRVVVTNGLGSTTSTEAVLTVTSNKPPVATLATPAAGATYTAATNMLFSGSASDMEDGALPPSAMTWNITFHHDTHTHPAMPDTTGIASGTWPIPNVGESSANVWYRVRLTVRDSIGLTHTTYRDVLPVTVPLRVASVPSGLQVLMDGRPFAAPHDTTGVVGVVRSVGVESPQYANGKFWAFTSWSDGGAPSHPFTTPGGAATYTATFVETSGGSCYQIQSERSDKWLTVDGAGKVVAGSATQAGGQIFQLVPNGTQFKLKGSGDAFMTVAANQLAMSANFSSGESFTRFPCGYGGRNRVGFQSSSGSAPHWKETTPDGPIQSGDGGNGGACNPADGGTWEGFYLEPVTCPGGNTGPVCGNGTVESGEQCDDGNTQSGDGCDATCHLETSGAGCFRIQSERSDKWLTVDGASKVAAISTTQTGGEIFELVTSGAKYKLKGASGAYVAVVADQLTVNATLSTAEPFTRHDCGLHGGRSRYGFESSTGTARHWKENTLDAPIQSGSGGNGGICNPTDAGSWEAFYLEPATCPTPVP
- a CDS encoding imm11 family protein produces the protein MAQRFFKLADDVEFPHRWHLDTPVDSQGRKVHDWDFKKGTLVPVEGRLKIPIEIAGKPLDYSGAGLRIPVVHVRVASMLSERAPGDVQLIPADIEGQPDQYLVLVATRLIRCIDEKASEVSFWTPEHGVPSKIGSYMSVDRMRIDKAKVGGAKVFRPEGWSGTLLVAGEIKDALEGMGTTGTRFEEV
- a CDS encoding AHH domain-containing protein; the encoded protein is MMPWKVLWRAHAVMLAVLVGCSGTPRVVRTEAGAGGETFVHIPRTMAVAPVELKQTEVTKAIQRLAREVRLTGSPRETVERLFQLDALYGDYLYLLQERKLVPLDSGTLLEGTLKEAEQTLASRYKTWCRSHQGVEGDCLGGALVAGKYLDLQGRYMWAMALSKSPVLEEFERALGERVGTQAVIQAAMCTVVTLLVLLAMPEPVTKFIAAWATAGLILWVGAQTLYHLITGWFQLMEEVKVATSFEEVREAGERFGKLFSREAAQAFALMGMALLTHTARGFAEQVGTLPGSAQVSMQAAGQEGILLSEVSAVESVAVTAEGFLITLPPGAVAMAVRGGRGGRTEKHHIGTIENKKSTVRGGPWTPLLTKLFARAGMRLKDRENIVSIKGHKGPHPQRYHELVYARLEEALGDCRSIAECRAQLLPALDDLAKKIATPGTDLNRLVTLGK
- a CDS encoding imm11 family protein, encoding MPRNTQGVKVDDYEFWRGTPVHIKSRLRIPIESEGKPLDYTEAGLNTPVVHVRVASMFAELATDDVQLIPVDEEGQPDQYLILVATRLIRCIDEQASRIELWTHEDGVPSKVGQYFSVRDMRIDKARVGGAKVFRCEGWRSPLIVSEELRNALAELEATGTRFEEV
- a CDS encoding imm11 family protein, which encodes MTKRFFKLVDAVNFPQRWDLDTPTDRQGQKVDDAQFRLGAPVHIKERLRIPVEIAGKPLDFTEAGIRIPIVHVRVASMFTELAPNDVQLIPVDVEGQPDQYLILVATRLIDCIDEKASRFDRWTPEEGELHEIRRFSIMYELRIDKAKVGSAKVFRLEEWTGPLIVSEEIHDALERMGATGTKFEEV